The Felis catus isolate Fca126 chromosome X, F.catus_Fca126_mat1.0, whole genome shotgun sequence genome includes a region encoding these proteins:
- the TCEAL9 gene encoding transcription elongation factor A protein-like 9 — translation MKSCKKIEGKPENESEPKLEEEPKPEEKPEVEEEPEEEEKTEGTFRERLIQSLQEFKEDIHNRHLSKEDMFREVSEIEEIRRVRNKLIVMRWKVNRNHPYPYLM, via the coding sequence ATGAAATCCTgtaaaaaaattgaaggaaaaccagaaaatgaGAGTGAACCAAAGCTTGAGGAAGAGCCAAAGCCTGAGGAAAAGCCAGAGGTGGAAGAAgagccagaggaggaggaaaaaacgGAAGGAACTTTTAGAGAAAGACTGATTCAGTCTTTGCAAGaatttaaagaagatatacacaaCAGGCATTTAAGCAAGGAAGATATGTTTAGAGAAGTGAGTGAAATAGAGGAGATAAGGAGAGTAAGAAACAAACTTATAGTGATGCGTTGGAAGGTTAACCGAAACCATCCTTATCCCTATTTAATGTAG